The following are encoded in a window of Isachenkonia alkalipeptolytica genomic DNA:
- a CDS encoding STAS domain-containing protein: MSLKIKKKFEEDTGVWKMELDGEIDIYTAAELKSTFQEMFEKRKEPVEIDFQNLEYIDSTGLGVLIGALKRLKEEDKQITLFHVKPNILKLLNITGLNKIFVIKE, encoded by the coding sequence ATGTCTTTAAAAATCAAGAAGAAATTTGAAGAGGATACCGGGGTGTGGAAAATGGAACTGGACGGAGAAATCGATATATATACCGCTGCGGAATTAAAAAGCACCTTTCAAGAGATGTTTGAAAAACGAAAGGAACCGGTGGAAATTGATTTTCAAAATCTGGAATACATTGATAGTACTGGACTTGGTGTGCTTATTGGCGCATTGAAACGGCTGAAGGAAGAAGATAAGCAAATTACGTTGTTTCACGTGAAACCCAATATACTGAAATTATTAAATATCACAGGACTCAACAAAATTTTTGTTATTAAGGAGTGA
- a CDS encoding ATP-binding protein: MNQMEAREVKETVEHHGEKIELSIPNKAEFVSVVRLTLVAIANRVGFNIEEIEDMKVAIAEACTNAITHGNNTPAESINIHFTLMEKGLEIEVKDKGVGCDVEKIEDPKIEELNENGLGIFIIRSLMDDVKIHSEPDQGMTIIMTKMIG; encoded by the coding sequence ATGAATCAAATGGAAGCTAGAGAAGTCAAAGAAACCGTGGAACATCATGGAGAAAAAATAGAATTATCCATTCCGAACAAAGCAGAATTTGTCAGTGTGGTTCGTCTTACCCTTGTGGCGATAGCCAATCGTGTGGGATTTAATATTGAAGAAATAGAAGATATGAAAGTAGCCATTGCAGAGGCTTGTACCAATGCCATTACCCATGGAAACAACACACCCGCAGAGAGTATAAACATTCACTTTACCCTGATGGAAAAGGGGTTAGAAATAGAAGTCAAGGATAAAGGTGTGGGCTGTGATGTGGAAAAAATTGAGGATCCTAAAATTGAGGAATTAAATGAAAATGGATTAGGAATTTTTATCATAAGATCCTTAATGGATGACGTGAAAATTCATTCTGAACCTGATCAAGGAATGACGATTATAATGACAAAAATGATAGGGTGA
- a CDS encoding PTS transporter subunit IIC, translating into MKIAGETVTVRQYITKALNGMALGLFASLIIGLILTQIGEILNISLLQNFGIIAQRVMGPSIGAGVAYTLGAPALGIFASIVTGAIGAGTVTLDEGIATINIGEPVGAFIAALVGVEVGKFITGKTKVDIVLVPASVIITGGLAGVFVGPGVSSMMYYIGEFINTTTELHPLPMGIILSITMGMLLTLPISSAALAISLGLEGLAAGAALVGCATQMIGFSVMSFKDNGIGGLIAQGIGTSMLQIPNIVKKPIVWMPPIIASGILGPMATVVFAMESNSIGAGMGTSGLVGQFGTYAQMVVENGNPPMTVLMKMGILHFILPGILTLLLAKVMMKKGYIEAGDLSLPKSQ; encoded by the coding sequence TTGAAGATCGCAGGAGAAACCGTTACGGTAAGACAGTATATCACAAAGGCCTTAAACGGCATGGCTTTAGGATTGTTTGCATCCTTAATTATCGGACTGATTTTAACGCAAATAGGGGAAATCCTAAACATTTCCCTGCTGCAAAACTTCGGAATCATTGCCCAAAGAGTAATGGGCCCCAGTATTGGTGCTGGCGTGGCCTATACCCTTGGCGCCCCGGCCCTCGGGATTTTTGCCTCCATCGTGACAGGAGCCATCGGTGCCGGCACCGTCACCTTGGATGAGGGAATAGCCACTATTAATATCGGGGAACCGGTAGGGGCTTTTATTGCTGCCCTGGTAGGTGTGGAAGTGGGAAAGTTTATTACAGGAAAAACGAAGGTGGATATCGTGTTGGTTCCCGCTTCAGTGATTATCACCGGGGGACTGGCCGGGGTTTTCGTAGGCCCCGGGGTAAGCTCGATGATGTATTACATCGGCGAGTTTATCAATACCACAACGGAACTTCATCCCCTTCCCATGGGGATTATTCTCAGTATTACCATGGGCATGCTCTTAACCCTACCCATCAGCAGTGCAGCCTTAGCCATATCCTTAGGACTGGAAGGCCTGGCAGCGGGAGCCGCCTTGGTGGGATGTGCCACCCAAATGATCGGATTCTCCGTGATGAGTTTTAAAGATAACGGAATCGGCGGCCTGATCGCCCAGGGAATAGGTACCAGTATGCTGCAAATTCCCAATATCGTTAAAAAACCAATTGTGTGGATGCCGCCTATTATAGCCAGTGGTATTTTAGGACCGATGGCAACGGTGGTCTTTGCCATGGAAAGCAATAGTATCGGCGCCGGCATGGGCACCAGCGGACTGGTGGGTCAGTTCGGTACCTATGCCCAAATGGTTGTGGAAAACGGAAATCCTCCCATGACGGTTTTGATGAAAATGGGGATTCTTCACTTTATTCTACCGGGGATTTTGACCCTTTTGTTAGCCAAAGTCATGATGAAAAAAGGATACATTGAAGCCGGGGATTTAAGTCTTCCAAAATCCCAGTAG
- a CDS encoding SigB/SigF/SigG family RNA polymerase sigma factor has product MKKNSKSHNDSSQELTEMTSKELFIKYQDGKDIHIRNELVRRYLYIVEILSKKYINKGIEYEDIYQVASLGLIYAIERFDPSKGFEFSSFATPTIIGEIKKHFRDKGWSIRVPRRIQELSKKINTCKNELHQKLQRTPTISDIAEYLNCSEEQIMEAMEGSQVYTPKSLDLTYDNDGEDKEMKFMDLIGEVDKNFDNIENKDFLDKVINKLNEVEKKVLRDRFFNNRTQMHVAEELQVSQMTVSRMEKKIIEKFQKEYKKTTV; this is encoded by the coding sequence ATGAAGAAAAATTCTAAGAGTCATAATGATTCCTCACAGGAACTGACAGAGATGACCAGTAAAGAGTTGTTTATAAAATATCAAGATGGGAAGGATATTCATATTCGTAATGAACTGGTTCGCCGTTATCTTTATATTGTAGAAATACTGTCAAAAAAGTATATCAACAAGGGTATAGAATATGAGGATATCTATCAAGTGGCTTCCCTGGGGTTGATTTATGCCATTGAACGGTTTGATCCCTCCAAGGGTTTTGAGTTTTCCAGTTTTGCAACCCCGACGATCATCGGTGAGATCAAAAAACATTTTCGGGATAAAGGATGGTCGATTCGTGTTCCAAGACGAATTCAGGAACTGAGCAAAAAAATCAATACCTGCAAAAATGAACTTCATCAAAAGCTGCAACGAACCCCGACCATTTCGGATATTGCAGAATATCTCAATTGTTCCGAGGAACAAATAATGGAAGCCATGGAAGGCTCCCAGGTATACACCCCGAAATCTCTGGATTTGACCTATGATAATGACGGGGAAGACAAAGAAATGAAATTTATGGACTTAATCGGAGAAGTGGACAAGAACTTTGATAATATTGAAAATAAGGATTTTTTAGATAAAGTCATCAACAAATTGAACGAAGTGGAAAAGAAAGTACTCCGAGACCGTTTTTTTAATAATCGAACCCAAATGCACGTTGCCGAGGAATTACAGGTCAGTCAGATGACGGTGTCCCGTATGGAGAAAAAAATCATCGAAAAATTTCAAAAAGAATACAAAAAGACCACCGTATAA
- the gyrA gene encoding DNA gyrase subunit A: MKEEKGNVLPIGIEGEMKKSYMDYAMSVIVGRALPRVEDGLKPVHRRILFAMKELGFTPDKAYRKSARIVGDVLGKYHPHGDTAVYDAMVRMSQDFSTRYELIDGHGNFGSIDGDSAAAMRYTEAKLTKLSLEMTRDIDKETVSYSYNFDDTLKEPDVLPSRYPNLLVNGSNGIAVGMATSIPPHNLDEVIGGVINYIDNPEISLEELMESIQGPDFPTGSTIMGRESIKEAYRTGRGRVVVRAQSVIEEMANNKSRIVVDEIPYQVNKAKMIERIADLVKDKKIEGISDLRDESNREGIRVVIELKRDVNPNVVLNKLYKHTQMQDTFSIIMIALVDGQPKLLNLQGLIYHYVNHQKTIIRKRTEFDLRKAEARAHILEGLKIALDHLDEVIKLIRASQSPQKAKEELMERFDLSEKQSTAILEMRLQKLTGLERDKVESEYREVKALIDELKAILASEQRILDIIKEELLEIKEQFGDPRRTKIMEDPTEFKMEDMIEKEDVVITLTHFGYIKRLPVDTYKSQKRGGKGISALTTREEDFVERMIVTSSHDYLFVFTNKGKVYQINVYEIPEAKRQAKGTAIINLLQLEPSEKIAAVIPMKRVNDYKHLFMATKKGLIKKTKLSHFKNSRKSGLTAIKFKDDDELISVRYGNDQDEMMLITAQGKSIRFPQSDIRELGRSAMGVRGIRLTSEDEVVSMQILKEDKTLLLVSEKGYGKRTELSEYRIQGRGGKGIKTYRITDKTGDVVGARLVKEDEEALVITNDGAMIRFSISEVSKTGRDTSGVRLIRTDENNHIVSLAIMPKEEDPEDDME, encoded by the coding sequence ATGAAAGAGGAAAAGGGAAACGTACTTCCCATAGGAATTGAAGGAGAAATGAAAAAATCCTATATGGATTATGCCATGAGTGTTATTGTGGGAAGAGCACTGCCTCGGGTGGAAGACGGATTAAAACCCGTACATCGAAGAATTTTATTTGCCATGAAGGAGCTGGGATTTACCCCCGATAAAGCTTACCGTAAATCCGCCCGTATTGTCGGGGATGTACTGGGTAAGTATCACCCCCATGGTGACACGGCGGTATACGATGCCATGGTAAGAATGTCTCAGGATTTTTCTACCAGATATGAATTGATTGACGGCCACGGAAACTTCGGATCCATTGATGGGGATAGTGCTGCCGCCATGCGTTATACGGAGGCGAAGCTTACAAAACTGTCCCTGGAAATGACCCGGGATATTGATAAGGAAACCGTAAGCTACAGCTACAACTTTGATGATACCTTAAAAGAGCCCGATGTGCTTCCCAGTCGTTATCCGAACTTGCTGGTAAACGGGTCTAATGGTATTGCTGTGGGTATGGCCACCTCCATCCCCCCTCATAATTTAGATGAAGTCATCGGTGGTGTGATTAATTATATTGATAATCCGGAGATTTCCTTAGAAGAATTAATGGAGTCCATTCAAGGTCCGGATTTCCCCACAGGCTCTACCATTATGGGAAGAGAAAGCATTAAAGAAGCCTACCGCACGGGACGGGGCAGAGTGGTGGTTCGGGCACAATCCGTGATTGAAGAGATGGCCAATAATAAGAGCCGGATCGTGGTGGACGAAATTCCCTACCAGGTCAATAAGGCCAAGATGATCGAGCGCATTGCGGACCTGGTAAAGGATAAAAAAATCGAAGGGATTTCCGATCTGCGGGATGAAAGTAACCGGGAAGGGATCCGGGTGGTTATTGAATTAAAGCGGGATGTGAATCCCAATGTGGTCCTCAATAAACTCTATAAGCATACCCAAATGCAGGATACCTTCAGTATCATTATGATTGCCCTAGTAGACGGACAGCCGAAGCTTTTAAATCTCCAGGGGCTGATTTACCATTACGTCAACCATCAAAAGACGATTATTCGAAAGCGGACGGAGTTTGATCTTCGAAAAGCGGAAGCCAGAGCCCATATTCTAGAAGGGTTAAAAATCGCCTTGGATCATTTGGATGAAGTAATCAAGCTGATTCGAGCTTCCCAAAGCCCGCAAAAAGCCAAAGAAGAGCTGATGGAACGCTTTGACCTTTCGGAAAAGCAATCCACCGCCATCCTAGAGATGCGTCTGCAAAAGCTGACGGGTCTGGAACGGGATAAGGTGGAAAGTGAATACCGGGAAGTAAAAGCCCTGATTGATGAACTGAAAGCCATCCTCGCCAGTGAACAGCGAATATTGGATATCATTAAAGAAGAGCTTTTAGAAATAAAAGAGCAATTCGGGGATCCCAGAAGAACGAAAATTATGGAGGATCCCACGGAATTCAAAATGGAGGATATGATCGAAAAGGAAGATGTGGTCATTACCCTGACCCACTTTGGATATATCAAACGACTTCCCGTGGATACCTATAAAAGCCAAAAACGGGGAGGCAAAGGGATTTCCGCCTTAACCACCCGGGAAGAAGACTTTGTGGAACGGATGATTGTCACCTCCAGTCATGATTATTTATTCGTTTTTACCAACAAAGGAAAAGTCTATCAAATCAATGTTTATGAAATTCCCGAAGCCAAAAGACAGGCCAAGGGTACGGCGATCATTAACCTGCTTCAATTAGAGCCCTCCGAAAAGATTGCAGCAGTGATTCCCATGAAACGAGTGAATGATTATAAGCATTTATTTATGGCCACGAAAAAAGGATTGATCAAGAAGACGAAGCTGAGCCATTTTAAAAATTCCAGAAAATCCGGCCTTACCGCCATTAAGTTTAAAGACGATGATGAGTTGATCAGTGTACGCTATGGCAATGATCAGGATGAAATGATGCTGATTACGGCTCAAGGAAAATCCATACGCTTCCCCCAATCGGATATTCGAGAACTGGGAAGAAGTGCCATGGGGGTAAGGGGCATTAGACTTACCAGTGAAGATGAAGTGGTTTCCATGCAGATTTTAAAAGAGGATAAAACCTTACTGCTGGTTAGTGAAAAGGGTTACGGTAAACGAACCGAACTCTCCGAGTACCGGATCCAAGGTCGAGGGGGCAAAGGCATTAAAACCTATCGAATCACGGATAAAACCGGAGATGTGGTGGGAGCACGATTGGTGAAGGAAGATGAAGAAGCCCTCGTCATCACCAATGACGGTGCCATGATTCGTTTCAGTATTTCAGAAGTATCAAAAACCGGTAGAGACACCAGCGGCGTACGATTGATCCGTACCGATGAGAACAATCATATTGTTTCGCTGGCCATCATGCCAAAGGAAGAAGATCCCGAGGACGATATGGAGTAA
- the serS gene encoding serine--tRNA ligase has protein sequence MLDIKRIRRDLEEVKAAMARRGEEPKKLEEVLALDDERKALLGTVEQMKNEQKVVSKEIPRLKKEGKDTGETLEEMKKLSQEIKEYDEKVRDVEEKIHYQLMRIPNVPHPEVPQGESDEDNVEVRKWGEPRVFDFTHKPHWEIGEDLGILDFQAAAKVTGSRFTLYHGLGARLERALINFMIELHTEEHGYTELLPPFMVNRDSMTGTGQLPKFEEDAFKIPQKDYFLVPTAEVPVTNIYRDEILPEEDLPRKFVAYTPCFRSEAGSAGRDTRGLIRQHQFNKVELVKFVRPEASYEELESLTANAEKVLQILEIPYRVVKICTGDLGFTAAFKYDIEVWMPSYNRYVEISSCSNFEDFQARRANIRYRPEGGKVAFLHTLNGSGLAVGRTVAAILENCQEKDGSVTIPKALQSYMRNIEAIKKKEVTESK, from the coding sequence ATGCTGGATATCAAACGAATCAGAAGAGATTTAGAAGAAGTGAAAGCCGCCATGGCTAGACGGGGGGAAGAACCTAAAAAGCTGGAGGAGGTACTGGCCTTGGACGATGAAAGAAAGGCCCTGCTCGGTACCGTGGAACAGATGAAAAATGAGCAAAAGGTGGTATCAAAGGAAATACCCAGACTGAAAAAGGAAGGCAAGGACACCGGGGAGACCTTAGAGGAGATGAAAAAACTCTCCCAGGAAATCAAGGAATATGATGAGAAGGTTCGGGATGTGGAAGAAAAAATTCATTACCAACTGATGCGAATCCCCAATGTTCCCCACCCGGAGGTTCCCCAAGGGGAAAGCGATGAAGACAATGTGGAAGTCAGAAAATGGGGAGAGCCCAGGGTATTTGACTTTACCCATAAACCCCACTGGGAGATTGGAGAGGATCTGGGAATCCTAGACTTTCAGGCCGCCGCCAAGGTTACCGGATCCAGATTTACTTTGTATCACGGCTTAGGAGCGAGACTGGAACGGGCTCTGATCAATTTTATGATCGAACTTCATACGGAAGAACACGGCTATACGGAACTGCTGCCCCCCTTTATGGTGAACCGGGACAGTATGACGGGAACCGGTCAGCTTCCCAAGTTTGAAGAGGACGCCTTTAAGATCCCTCAAAAAGATTACTTTTTGGTTCCCACAGCGGAAGTGCCGGTGACCAACATTTACCGGGACGAGATTTTACCGGAAGAGGATCTGCCCCGAAAATTTGTGGCCTACACCCCCTGTTTCCGTTCCGAAGCCGGTTCCGCCGGCCGGGATACCCGGGGACTGATTCGCCAGCATCAGTTTAATAAAGTGGAGCTTGTGAAATTTGTGCGACCGGAGGCATCCTATGAAGAACTAGAGTCTTTGACCGCCAATGCGGAAAAAGTACTGCAGATTTTAGAGATCCCCTATCGCGTGGTGAAAATTTGCACCGGGGACTTAGGATTTACCGCAGCCTTTAAATACGATATTGAAGTGTGGATGCCCAGCTACAACCGGTATGTGGAGATCTCCTCCTGCTCCAACTTTGAAGATTTTCAGGCGAGAAGAGCCAATATCCGTTACCGTCCCGAAGGAGGGAAAGTAGCCTTCCTTCACACCTTAAACGGCTCGGGACTTGCGGTGGGAAGAACCGTAGCGGCGATTTTGGAAAACTGTCAGGAAAAGGATGGCAGCGTTACCATTCCCAAGGCTCTGCAAAGCTATATGAGAAACATTGAAGCGATCAAGAAAAAGGAAGTTACCGAAAGTAAGTAG
- a CDS encoding UPF0182 family membrane protein yields the protein MKKYGKSIVIWIIGIMVILGLFLSEIINWITSFQWFGDLGYEEVFLKEFITKAQIFLPVFLLFIGIYTVYVLFLKKNYYKSFVIYDNGFSERRVNQILGIPIIFSSVMVGLNTANNLWFEILVFFNRVPYGLRDPIFDNDLGFYLFQLPLYNQIISSLFGIILGLIMLTVIFYGLMFFLRKPTLYAAKEDLNFRSSFMTKFLKLTLKQITVVSTMIFVLLAVLFYFRSFDILKSSEGLIYGAGYTDINVRLPVIRVQMVASLVAAALISYGYHKKKLKVALAGPILILLIGMVGGLIGSAVQQFSVTPNELNRELPYIEHNIAFTQQAYGIDSIEQQEFSAENNLTLSDIQNNPGTIENIRIHDHRPTLETYNQIQAIRLYYRFVDVDIDRYEIEGEYTQVFLGPRELDLERLGENARASWINRHLRFTHGNGAVVSPVNQVTSEGQPEMVVGNIPPSTDTDVTIDRPEIYFGELTDHYIIVNTEEEFEVDTTDLEDEELEEEDLDNFEGIYEGSAGIDLTFGNRFLYAMKNRSMEILLNDEIREGSKIVYDRNIMDRVQKIAPFIQYDEDPYMVINEGRLYWIIDGYTTSEDYPYATPYLENGHNYIRNSVKVVVDAYNGDVSYYISDMEDPIIKTYESIYPVLFDSMEEMESGLRDHVRYPHEYFDLQTEIYRTYHMTEPSVFYDQGDLWNIAEERYRGGVQDVESHYMILRLPEEEQEEFILSRMYTPKDLRNMTAMLVARNDGEHYGELVLYDLPRDRNIYGPMQIENRIDQRSDISESFSLWDQGGSTVIRGNLMVIPIENSILYVEPIYLAAEGEDSIPEVKKVIVAYGDQVEMHPTLEEGLNALFADRLGEMEEELEEAMEEEASEEVLEEFSNIQELIQQANDTLDEANEALREGNWQEYGDLMEELEEILREMGQRDLL from the coding sequence ATGAAAAAGTATGGAAAAAGCATTGTAATATGGATCATTGGAATAATGGTAATTCTGGGACTGTTTTTATCGGAAATTATCAATTGGATAACTTCTTTTCAGTGGTTTGGAGACCTGGGCTATGAAGAGGTTTTTTTAAAGGAATTTATAACAAAAGCCCAAATATTTTTGCCCGTGTTTTTGTTGTTCATCGGGATTTATACGGTGTATGTCCTATTTTTGAAAAAAAATTATTATAAAAGTTTTGTCATCTATGATAATGGTTTTTCCGAAAGACGGGTCAATCAAATTTTAGGGATTCCAATCATCTTTTCTTCTGTAATGGTGGGACTAAACACCGCAAACAACCTGTGGTTTGAAATTCTGGTATTCTTTAATCGGGTACCCTACGGATTAAGGGATCCCATCTTTGATAATGATCTGGGGTTTTACCTGTTTCAACTTCCCTTGTACAATCAAATCATCAGCAGCCTTTTCGGAATTATTCTAGGCTTAATTATGCTGACGGTGATATTTTACGGCTTGATGTTTTTCCTTCGAAAGCCCACTCTTTATGCGGCAAAGGAGGATTTAAATTTTCGAAGCAGCTTTATGACAAAGTTTTTAAAGCTGACCCTGAAGCAAATCACCGTAGTCTCCACTATGATTTTTGTATTGCTGGCGGTACTGTTCTATTTTCGAAGTTTTGATATTCTAAAATCCTCGGAAGGACTGATTTATGGTGCCGGTTATACGGATATCAATGTAAGACTTCCGGTAATCCGGGTGCAAATGGTGGCCTCCCTAGTGGCGGCAGCCCTGATCTCCTACGGCTACCATAAGAAAAAATTGAAAGTGGCCCTGGCGGGTCCCATCTTAATTCTGCTTATCGGTATGGTCGGGGGTCTGATCGGAAGCGCTGTCCAGCAGTTCAGCGTAACACCTAATGAGCTTAATCGGGAACTCCCCTATATTGAACATAATATCGCCTTTACCCAGCAGGCTTATGGCATCGATAGTATAGAACAACAGGAGTTTTCCGCAGAAAACAACTTGACCTTAAGCGATATACAAAACAATCCGGGTACCATCGAGAATATCCGGATCCACGATCATCGACCCACCCTGGAGACCTACAATCAGATCCAGGCCATACGGCTGTACTACCGCTTTGTGGATGTGGATATTGACCGTTATGAGATTGAAGGAGAATACACCCAAGTATTTTTAGGTCCTCGTGAACTGGACCTGGAGCGATTAGGAGAAAATGCCCGGGCTTCCTGGATTAACCGGCACCTGCGCTTTACCCATGGCAATGGTGCGGTGGTATCTCCAGTAAATCAGGTAACTTCCGAAGGACAGCCGGAGATGGTTGTGGGAAATATTCCTCCCAGTACCGATACCGATGTAACCATTGATCGGCCGGAAATCTATTTTGGAGAGCTCACGGATCACTACATCATTGTAAATACCGAAGAAGAATTTGAGGTTGACACCACGGACCTAGAGGACGAGGAGCTGGAAGAAGAAGACCTTGATAATTTCGAAGGAATTTATGAGGGCAGTGCAGGGATTGATTTAACTTTTGGAAATCGTTTTCTCTATGCCATGAAAAATCGCAGCATGGAAATCCTGTTGAATGATGAAATAAGAGAAGGAAGCAAAATTGTATACGACCGAAATATTATGGATCGGGTACAAAAAATAGCTCCCTTTATTCAGTATGACGAGGATCCTTATATGGTCATTAATGAAGGGCGGCTGTACTGGATCATCGACGGATACACCACTAGTGAAGACTACCCTTACGCTACCCCTTATCTGGAAAATGGACATAACTATATTCGAAACTCGGTCAAGGTAGTGGTGGACGCCTATAATGGGGATGTGAGTTATTACATTTCCGACATGGAAGACCCGATCATTAAAACCTATGAATCCATTTATCCCGTGCTCTTTGACAGCATGGAAGAAATGGAAAGCGGCCTTCGGGATCATGTAAGATATCCCCACGAATATTTTGACTTGCAAACGGAGATTTATCGAACCTATCATATGACGGAACCCAGTGTGTTTTATGATCAGGGAGATCTATGGAATATTGCGGAGGAACGCTATAGAGGCGGTGTACAGGATGTAGAGTCCCATTACATGATTCTTCGTCTGCCGGAAGAAGAGCAGGAAGAATTTATTCTTTCAAGAATGTATACCCCAAAGGATCTTCGAAATATGACGGCCATGCTGGTGGCCAGAAATGACGGAGAGCACTATGGAGAGCTTGTTCTTTATGATCTGCCCCGAGACCGGAATATTTACGGGCCGATGCAGATTGAAAATCGAATTGACCAACGTTCGGATATTTCCGAGAGTTTTTCTCTTTGGGATCAGGGAGGTTCTACGGTTATTCGGGGAAATCTGATGGTAATTCCCATCGAGAATTCCATACTGTATGTGGAACCGATTTATCTTGCCGCTGAAGGAGAAGACAGTATTCCCGAGGTAAAAAAAGTCATTGTGGCTTATGGAGATCAAGTGGAGATGCATCCAACCTTGGAAGAAGGCCTGAATGCCCTTTTTGCCGATCGATTAGGAGAGATGGAAGAGGAATTGGAAGAAGCTATGGAGGAAGAGGCCTCCGAGGAAGTGTTGGAAGAGTTCTCAAATATCCAGGAGCTGATTCAACAGGCCAATGATACCTTGGACGAAGCCAATGAAGCCCTTCGAGAGGGGAATTGGCAAGAATATGGGGATCTCATGGAGGAACTGGAGGAAATCCTGAGAGAAATGGGGCAAAGAGACTTGTTATAA
- a CDS encoding transcription repressor NadR → MKGKNRRSAIVEAIKKAGKPMKGTELSKKYGVSRQVIVQDIALLRAEGKEIIATPQGYIIPEKQGKGRQKTIVTRHNKGTDLKKELTLMVDLGVVIVDVIVEHPVYGEIRGNLNINSRLDIENFMNQLEKQEAKPLAELTDGVHMHTIEVPSEAVYEQLLKVLRKNHYLIEG, encoded by the coding sequence ATGAAAGGAAAAAACAGAAGAAGTGCGATTGTAGAAGCTATAAAAAAAGCCGGAAAACCCATGAAAGGAACCGAGTTATCCAAGAAATACGGAGTCTCCAGACAGGTGATTGTCCAGGATATTGCCCTGTTACGGGCAGAAGGAAAAGAAATCATCGCCACGCCCCAAGGGTATATAATTCCGGAAAAACAAGGGAAGGGACGACAAAAAACCATTGTAACCCGACATAATAAAGGGACGGATTTGAAAAAGGAACTGACCCTGATGGTGGATCTAGGAGTGGTGATTGTGGATGTTATTGTAGAGCATCCCGTCTATGGAGAAATCCGAGGGAATCTAAATATTAACAGTCGGCTGGATATTGAAAATTTCATGAATCAATTAGAAAAGCAAGAGGCCAAGCCCTTAGCAGAACTCACCGACGGAGTGCATATGCACACTATTGAAGTGCCCAGCGAAGCCGTGTATGAACAATTATTGAAGGTACTGAGAAAGAATCACTACTTGATCGAAGGATAG